AGTAACAAAACCTTTTGATTTTGAAGGACCTGCAAGGGCAAAAATTGCGGAAGAAGGATTAAAAAAATTAAAAGATGTAGTTGATACTTATATAGTAATTAATAATCAAAAACTTACAACAATAGCAGGTAAGAAATTTACTTTTTTAGAAGCTTTTAAATTGGTTGATGATATTTTATATAAAGCAGTAAGAGGTATTACAGATTTAATATTAGTACCTGGACTTGTAAATGTTGATTTTGCAGATGTAAAAACAATTATGGAAAGTGGAGGAAAAGCTTTAATTGGTGTTGGAAGTGGAAAAGGTGAAAATAAAATAGAAGATGCAGTTTATAATGCAACAAATTCACCACTTCTTGAAGGTACTTCTATAGAAGGAGCAAGAAAACTTTTAGTAAATGTAGAAGTGAGTCCTGATTTATCTTATTCAGATGTTGAAGAATCTATTGCACAAATAAGAGAGCTTGCCCATGAAGAGGCACATATTATATTTGGTGCAGCCCTTGATATGAATTCGGAAGATGAAATTAGAATAACAGTTGTAGCTACCGATTTTGAAACAGAAGAAGATAAGAAAAAAGCACCTAAATTTGAAAGAAAACATCCAAGATTTAAAGAACTTTTAGAAGAAGAAGAAAAAAAAGAACCAGAGAAAAAAAGCTTTATTGAAGAAACTTCTTATGATGAACTTGATATACCTACTTATTTAAGAAAAAAGAAAAACAAAGGCAATACGACGTGAAAATTAGTTATGCTGATATTTTAACTATAGCAAGATTATTTATAACACCATTACTGATTTATACCATATTAAATGATTATTATTATATCTCTGCAATACTTATTATTATTTCTATAATTACAGACTGGTTAGATGGGATTGTAGCTAGGAATTTTGAAGATGTTACAAATTACGGAAAGCTTTTAGACCCTGCAGTTGATAAAATTTTCATAATATCTGTTTTGGCTGCTTTTATTGAGAAACAGATGGTTTCTTCTTTTGCTTTATTTCTTGTTGTAGCTAGAGAGTTTTTAATTACCTGGTTTCGTTCTGTAATGGTTAATAAAGGAATTGTTGTTCCAGCTTCTTCTCTTGGAAAAATAAAAACAACCTTACAACTTATTGCAGTATTTATATTATCTTTAAATTATGTAATGATAGGAAATATTGTATTATGGATTTCAATTTTTGTAGCTTATATTTCTGCCATTGATTACTTTAAACTTTTATTTAAGGAAAAAATATGGAACTAAATTTTTATTTATATATTATTGGTACATATTTAATAGCTTCAATTCCTTTTGGATATGTAATAGGTAAATTATTTGGTAAAGACGTAACAAAAGAAGGTAGTGGAAATATAGGTGCTACCAATGTAACAAGAACTATTGGCAAAAAAGCTGGTATTTTAGTACTTATTCTTGATTTATTAAAAGGATTTTTACCTGTGTATTATGCAAAATATTTATTTTGGGACACTAAATTAGTGGCTATCATTGCAGTAACTGCTGTAATTGGACATTGTTTTTCTATATTCATGAAATTTAAAGGTGGAAAAGGAGTAGCTACTGGTTTTGGGGTTTTAATAGCTTTATCTGGTAAAGTTGCTTTTATTACCTTTTTAATATGGCTTGGAACTTTTTTAGTATCAGGTTATGTTTCTTTAGCATCTATTATTGCATCTTCTTTTTCTTGGATAATTATCTATTATCTTATTGGAGATTTAAATATAACTATAGCAGTTTTTATCTCATCTTTGATTATATTTATTAAACATTCTAAAAATATAGATAGACTTATAAACGGTACAGAACACAGATTTATTTACAAGTAACTATTTTCTATTTTTGATTCTAAAGGCAGATTCAATTCCTTTAATAGATTTAACAGCATTCAGTACTGAATCAAGTTGAGCTTTATTTTTTACAGATAAAATAAAATCGTTTATAGCTTTACCATCTGAGCGAGTTCTTATTGTTGCTTTTGATATATTAGAGTTTTTAGATGCTATAGCTGAGGATATTTCAGCTAAAACGCCTGGTCTATCTTCAGAAATCACTCTTATAGAAACATTATAGTTTGCATTATTTATGTTATCAGACCAACATATATCTACTTTTTTTTCTGGTTGTTTTTCTAATATATTTTTTATATTTAAACAGTCTTTTAAATGTATAGTTATACCTTTTCCTTTTGTAACAATGCCTACAATATCATCACCAGGAATAGGCTCACAACATTTTGCGATACTACACATTATATTACTTATTCCATCAACTTCTATAACAGAATCTTTTTGTTGAACTTTATTATTTTCTTCTTTATATTCTTCTTTTTTATCTCCTGATTTTAAAAATCTTATTACTTTGTTTAAAGATAATTTTCCATCTCCAAGGGCAGCTAAGAAATCTTCATAAGTTTTAAAATTAAATCTTTCAAGTAATTTTTTCTTTTCTATTTCTGATAAGGAGTTTATACTCTTACCTATTCTTTTTAGAAGTTTATCAAATAGTTTTTCACCAAATTTTATACTTCTTTTTCTTTCTATTTTATGTAAGTAGCTTTTTATATTAGATTTTGCCTTTGAAGAAACTACAAAATTTAGCCAATCTCTATTTGGTTTTTTATGGGGAGAAGTTATTATTTCAACTACATCACCATTTTTTAGCTTTGTATTTAAAGGTACTAATCTTCCATTGACTTTAGCACCTGAACATTTATGTCCTACTTGTGTATGAATATTATAAGCAAAATCTACAGGAGTAGCATCAACTGGAAGTTTTATTAAATCTCCTTTTGGGGTAAATACAAATATCTCTTCATTGTTCAAGTCTTGTTTTACATTATCAATAAGATTTGAAGATGGATTTTCTTTTATAGATTCAAGAATATTTCTAAGCCATACAAAAGATTGTAAATCTTTTTCAGAAAGTTTTTCTCCACCTTTATATCGCCAATGGGCAGCAATACCTTCTTCTGCTATTTTATGCATTTTAAAGGTTTTTATCTGAATTTCTACAAATTTTCCTTCTGGTCCAACTATAGTTGTATGTAATGCTTGGTAAAGATTTGATTTTGGTAGTGATATATAATCTTTAAATCTTCCAGGTACAGGTTTAAAGATTGAATGGATTAATCCTAAGGTTAAATAACAATCTTTAACATCTTCTACAAGTATTCTTATTCCATAAATATCATATATATCAGTAAGCTTTAGATTTTTTCTTATTGTTTTTTCATAAATACTGTATAAATGTTTTGAGCGATATTGTATTTCATACTTAATATTTTGTTTTTTTAATAGTTCTTCTATCTGTGGAACTATTTTTTCTTTTAAATATCTTTCTTGATTTTCTTTTGATTGTGCTACATAAGTTGTTATTTTTTTGTACTCTTCTGGATATAGATATTTAAAGGATATATCTTCAAGCTCTCCTTTTATATTCCAAAGACCAAGTCTTGCAGCAAGAGGTGCATATATTTCTAAGGTTTCTTTTGCTTTTTCTTTTTGTTTATGCTCTGGTAAATACTGAAAAGTTCTTGCATTATGAAGTCTATCTGCAATTTTTACAAGAATTACTCTTATATCATTTGCCATTGAAACTATCATTTTTCTAAAATTTTCAGCTTCTGCTTCTTCTTTTGTTTTAAAATGATATTTTCCTATTTTTGTTACTCCATCTACTATTTCAGCAACTTTTTTACCAAATAACTTTTCTATTTCTTTAAGGTTAGTATCTGTATCTTCAACAACATCATGAAGTAATGCTGAAATAATTGATATTTTATCAAGCTTTAAGTCAGCTAAAATAATAGCCGCCTCTATTGGATGAATATAATAAGGTTCTCCTGATTTTCTTACTTGCCCTTCATGTTTTTCTACTATATATTCAGCAGCTTTTTTTATATCTTTTATATCTTCTTTATCTAAATAATTTAACTTATCAATAAGCTTTTGAATCTCTTTTTCTTTATCTAAAACTTTCATTTGATTAGTATAAACCTTTTAATCTTTTATTAAAAGAATTTAATCCAGATATTAATTTAAGCTATAAGCTCTATCATAATTAGTCTATTAAATCAAAACTTAAAGGTGTTCCTTTTTCTATATCTTTCCTAGCTTTTCTTCCTAAAACTTGAGGTAAATATTTTGGATGTAATCCATATCCTGGCCTTACACTTCTTACATTTTCTTTTGTAAATATCTCTCCTTTTTTTATATCTTTTGCTACATATAAACTTCTTGCAAACTGTCTTGATTTTTTTCTTTTTTCATTTAAGCTATAATCAATTTTTCCTATTAATTTTTCTGTATCTCTAACTGCTTTTACCATCTGAGCAAACTCTTCTTTGTCTAAGGAAAATGCTGCATCAGGTCCACCAAGAGATTTATCTAATATAAAATGTTTTTCAATAACTTTAGCTCCAAGGGTAGTAGCTACAATAGGAGCAGTTGTTCCTAAGGTATGATCTGAAAAACCTGCAACTACTCCAAAGGTTTGAGCTAAATTTGGTATCATCGCTAAATTTGCATCTTCTAAAGGAGCTGGATAAGCAGAAGTACATTTTAAAAGGATTATATCATTATTTCCAACACTTCTACATATTTCTACAACATCTTGTATCTCTTCTATAGTAGCTATTCCTGTACTAATTATAATTGGCTTTCCTTTTGATGCAGTATATCTTACAAGCTCATAATCTGTAATTTCAAAAGATGCTATTTTATATGCTATAGGATTAAATTGCTCTAAAAAATCAACTGCTGTTTTATCAAATGGTGTTGAAAATATATCTATTCCTATTTCTTTTGCATAATTAAATAGTTCTTCATGCCATTCCCAAGGAGTCATTGCTTCTTTATAAAGCTGATATAAGGTTTTTCCATCCCAAAGGGTTCCACCTTTTATTATGAAATCTTCTTTATTACAGTTTAAAGTTAAGGAATCTGGTGTATATGTTTGAAGTTTTACTGCATTGGCACCAATTTCTTTTGCAACCTTTATACTTTCTTTAGCAATTTCTAAGCTTCCATTATGATTTGCACTAAGTTCTGCAACTATATAAACTCCATCTTTTTCTAAATCATGACTGCCTATTTTCATTTGTTAGCTCCATACAGATAATCTTTTTATTATTAATTACTTTTTCCCCTATTTTTCTAAAATTATAGCGTTTATATAAATTCCTCGCTTTTTTATTTTCATTAAAAACTTCCAACTTCAATTTTTTTAATTTCAAAATATTAAAAGCAAATTCAATAACAGTTTCTATTAAAATTTTTCCTATTCCTACAGTTTTTTCATAAGGATTTTTATAAAGACCAAATTTTGCTTCTTTTTTGTTATTGTCAATATCGTAAAAATCAATTACACCTATATACTTATCCTCTTTTTTAACTAAAAAGTAAAGTTTATCTTTTTTATTTTTTAAACTTTCAATAAAGTTTAAATGCTCATCTAAACTTATTTCATACTGGTTATACATCCACTTTCTTATATCTGGATGATTTCTCCATTCTAAAATCATCTTTTTTTGCTTTAATGGCAAATATATAAAATTTATTAATTCAACTTCTTTTATTTTTATATTTTCTTTCATATTGTTATTAACTCGTAAACTATATTCCTTGAACCGTTACCATTAACATATTTTCTTCCAATTTTTGACATATTTTCTCGTATTTTTTTATTTTCAAGTTTTTTAATTAAGTTTAATATATTTTCTAATAAATTTTTATTATCATAAAATCCTGCATAAGCTAAAAAGCCTATTTCTTCCCATTTTTTTACACTTTTTAATTGATTATCTGCAACTGCTACTGCTATTGTTGGAACGCCAACTCTTGCAAGCTCATATAATGTTTGTCCACCTGCAGATATAGTTAAATCTACTTTTAACATTAATTCTTTCATTTCTTTTGCAGACGCATCATAAATAAAAAATATGTTTTTATCTTTTATATCTTTTATCCAATCAGTTTGTTTAAATCCTTTTCCTATTACTACATATTTGTTAATATCTGGATATTCTTTATTTAATAAGTTTAAAATTTTTGGGGTCATATTTCTTAAATCATCGCCACCAAATGTTATTAAAACATTTTTAATCTTTTCATTTATTATCTTTTCTGGCACTTCCCAAAACTCTTTTCTTAAAGGTGTATATTTTGTACCAAGTAAATATTTAATATCTTTTTTTATAGGATAATCTAAATCTGTAGCATGGATATTTCCATTTATAACAATACCTTTTGGATAATCTATTCTTTTATTATCATCAATATATACAGAAAGTTTTACAATATTGCTTACTTTTTCATAAAAATCTTTATCTGCTAAATAGCTATCAATTAGAACTATATCACTATCTTTTAATATTTTAAAAATATCTTTATTTTCAAGCCAGTTAAATATTTCATAGTTAGTATTTTTTACAATATCTTTTACAGTTTCATCTGCATTTAGTATAAGTTTTGGTTTTATCTTTTTTGTTTCAAAAGCTTGATAAATAGATATACATCTTGTAATATGACCAAAACCTATCTCTTTTCCGCCTTCTGTAAGTATATATATTTTCATTTTTCAAGTAGTTTTAGTGCATTATAAAGTTCTTGCATTTTTAAAAGTTTTTTTGCATCTTCAATCTCTTCTTCTAAGGAAAGATATATTTTCTTTTGTAAGACTTTTTTATTTATAAGCTTTAACCAAGGTTTTTTATTAAATAATTTTATTATATCGTAAGCATCAAAAAATGGATTTTCCCAGTATAGATAATCAAAAACTGATGCAAGTAGTGCATAATCTTCTTCTGTATCTAAGGTTATTCTAATATCTGGTGCAGTTAATTCTTTTGGTGCTTCTAAAGAGGATATTTTAAATTTATCTTTATTTGTAGTATGAATATATGGACATACATGCTCTTTTTCAAAATCTTTGGCAGCTTTGCAATAAGCTTTTTCTAAAGCTTCAAAAGATATTACTTCTACATCTAATCCATGAGGAAATGTTCTTTTTATTGTATTTGAAGTATAATCTGCTTTTTCTTTTATATGTTTTATAATAGATTTATCTATAATATTCCAATCTATACAAGGACAGTCACTTGTAATTCTAACTATAATATCAATTTTATTTTCTTTTGCAGATAAATAATATCTTTCTAAAACATTTTCTTTACTACCTTTAAACCATTTAACCTGTTCTTTTTCTGCAATTTTTACAATCTCTTCATCTTCTTTATCTTTTGTTGTAGCTATTATAATCTCATCTATATTATTAGATTTTTTAACTCTTCTTATTACTTGTTGTAAAACTGTAATATCTGAATCATAAGGAAGAGGTTTTAATACCTTTTTTGGAAGTCTTGTAGAAGAAGTTCTTGCTTGTATTATTGTTCCTATTTTCATATGAATACCTTAAAAACTTTTTCTATAACATACTCTATATCTTTTTCGGTCATAGCTGGAAAAATAGGAAGAGATATTTCTCTTTTGTAAAAATCTTCTGCTATTGGACATAATCCTTTTTTATAACCAAGATTTTGATAATATGGTTGTAAATAAACAGGTATATAATGAACTTGAACACCTACGCCTTCTTTTCTTAAAGATCTAAAAATTTCTGCTTTCTTCTCTTTATATTTATCTTTTAATTTTATTGGATAAAGATGATATGAATGATAAGCATAATCTTTTTCTACTGGTAAATCAAAATATGGATTATCTTTAAAAGCTTTGTTATATATTTTAGCTATATTTCTTCTTTTTTCTATAAATCTATTTAGTTTTTTTAACTGAGATATTCCAAGAGAAGCCTGAATATCAGTCATTCTATAGTTATAGCCTAAATACTGCATCTCATAATACCAATCGCCATCTGGATTATTTATAAATCTATCTTTTGTAATACCATGATTTCTAAAGATTAAAAGTTTTTCATATATTTCTTTATTATTTGTTAAAACTGCTCCACCTTCTCCTGTTGTAATATGTTTTACAGGATGAAAGCTAAAAATAGTAACATCTGAATATTTGCAATTTCCTATTCTTTCATTTTTATATTTTGCACCAAGGGCATGACATGCATCTTCTACTATTTTTAGGTTGTATTTATCAGCTAATTCTTTAACCTTTTCCATATCTACAGGATGACCTGAATAATGAACAACTGATAATAGCTTTGTCTTATCTGTAATTTTTTCTTCTATTTTTGATATATCTATATTTCCTGTATCTTTTTCTATATCAACAAAAACAGGTTTTGCTCCTAAATAAAGTCCTGCATTTGAAGTTGCTACAAATGTCATAGGTGTTGTTATAAATTCATCATCTTTTTTTAAATCTAAAGCAAAATATGCTCCATGTAGGGCAGAAGTCCCACTGTTAAAAACTACTGCATATTTTGCACCAACATAAGATGCTAAAGCTTCTTCAAATTCCTTTATTTTAGGTCCTTGAGTAATAAAATCTGATTTTAAAACCTCTACAACTGCTTTTATATCATCTTCATCTATAAATTGTTTTCCATAAGGAATAAAATTTTCCATTAGTAAACAATATCTATTTTATTTAATAGCTCTTTTAAATCTTCTACAGATAACCAATCTTTATTTGTATCTGATGAGTATCTAAATCCTTCTTCTACTTTTTTCCCGCCTTCTTTAAAATGTTTTTTGTAGTTCCACCAATCAAAATTTGGATAGATAATGTAATGATCTTCATACTCATAGGTTGTTCTTGAATCTTCTTCTGTTATCATTACTTCATGTAATTTTTCACCTTCTCTTATTCCTATCTCTTTCAATTTACATTCAGGGCATATTGCTTTTGCTAAATCAGTTATTTTAAAAGATGGTATTTTTGATATATAAACTTCTCCACCTTTTGCTTCTCTTATAGCTTTTAAGACTAAATCAACACCTTCATCTAAGCTTATCCAAAATCTTGTCATTCTAAAATCTGTAATTGGAAGTTCTTTTGCACCTTCTTTTACAAGTTTTAAGAAAAATGGAATTACTGAACCTCTACTTCCTGCAACATTTCCATATCTAACAACACTAAATCTTGTTTTTTTACCACCTGCATAAGCATTTGCCGAAACAAATAACTTATCTGAAACAAGTTTTGTAGCTCCATAAAGATTAACAGGATTTACTGCTTTATCAGTTGAAAGTGCTACCACCTTTTCTACTCCCCTATCAATAGCTGCATTTATTATATTTTCAGCACCACCAATATTTGTTTTTACTGCTTCAATTGGGTTATATTCCATTAAAGGAACATGCTTTAAAGCTGCTGCATGAACAACAATATCAACTCCATCAAATGCTCTATAAAGTCTTTCTTTATCTCTTACATCTCCTATAAAAAATCTTAATTTAGTTTTATATTCAGCAAACTCTTTTTGCATTAAATACTGTTTATACTCATCTCTTGAATAGATAATAATTTTTTTAGGATTAAAATCTTTTAATAATCTTTTAGTAAACTTTTTTCCAAAGGAACCTGTCCCACCTGTAATTAATATTGTTTTTCCATTTAGCATTTTTTTACCTTAAAATTTTATATTACTGCTTCTAACCAGTTATCTCCAAGTTCTTTAACTATTTCAAGAGAAGGGTCATAATCCTTTTTTAAATTTTCAAGAATTAACATTAAATCATCTACACAATCAGGAGAAGTAAGAAGGTCTAAATAACCTTCTTTACCTATTCTTGTCCTTGGAAGAGCTATTCTCCCATGTCCATCTATCACCATAGATATAAAATTTAATTTTTTAGGATCGACTTTTATTAGTAAATTTATCCCTTTTATTGATTTTATATCTAGTTTTTCTAAAAGCTCTTCAGATAACATTAAAAAGAAGCTCCAAGTAAGTTTATTTCTGTTATTGTATTATTTTTGCCACCTACGGTTTTAGTTTGTTTTATATTAATTTGAGGAATCCCTGCATATATTTTCCCATTATTTATTTCAACTAAAGCAGTTTGTGATTCATAAACTCCAACTCCAGCACCAAGTATTAAACCAAGAAATACCCCTGTACCTACCTTTTTACCAAAATTTTCCCCATCTATTACATATAAAGCAAGACCACCTAATCCACCTATTCCTGCTCCATATAAACTATCTCTGAAGATTATCTGTCCGTCAAGAGCTTTTGCTTGCTGTGTTCCTAAAATAGCTAATCCTGTTAAAACTGTTAATATCTTTTTTTTCATTTTCTTCCCTCTGCAAATAATTTATTATATTCAGTATAAATCTTCCAAATATATTTAGACTCGCTTTTTGCTTTTCTACCTTTATTATAGCAATCTATAGATTTCCAAGTAATACCAAATTTATCTACACATTGTCTTAAAACCCAAGCACCAACAAAAACATTTTGACAAGGATTAAATAAATCATCTTTTTTTATAGAAAACCTTTCTAATACAGGTAGCCAATTACTATTAATCTGCATTAATCCTATATCATAACTTCCATCTTTATTTTTATGTATAGCTTTTGGATTTAAATTACTTTCAACTTTTGCAATTACATAAAGAAGATATGGATTTATTCCATACCTTTCTCCTGCTTCTTCAAAACAATAATTTTTATTTTCAGCAAAACTACTAACAAATATTAGTAATAAGCTAAGAAAAATTAATCTTAACATTTTTTATTATTTTCTAAATATTTTTCAAAAGGAATTTTCTTATAGCAACTACTTCCTATGAAATCAACTAAATTTGCAAAGTTATCTTTTGGTACATATCCTGTAAATTTATATAAAAGTTTGTAATTTTGTGTTGGGTCAAATATAGCAGTAGTAGGAAAACCTTGAACATGATAAAGATAAGCTAAAACTTTTTCTTCCATCTCATTTTTAGTTTCTGGATCTATAACTTTTCTGTTTCCATATACATTTACTATTGCAACTTCAATATTATTTTTTATTAACTTTTCTTTAAAATCCAACTGATTTAAAACTTCTTTATTTAATTTACTGCAGTATTGACATTCCTCAGATTCAAAAACAATCATTAAATATTTATGATTTTTCATTGCATCTTTTATTACAGGATAAGGATCAACTTTAAATTTTTCAGATTGTTGATTTTCTTTTTTATTACATGCTGAAATTGCTAAAAACAAAACGAATATAGAAAAAATAGTTAAAATTTTTCTCATTTTAATCTCCTATCTTAATTTTTTTAAAGTTTCTTCTATTCTATTTAGTCCTTCTTTTATATTTTCCATTGAAGTTGCATAAGACATTCTTATATAACCTTCAGCTCCAAAAGCAGAACCAGGAACAACTGCAACTTTTCCTTCTTCAAGTAAATACTCAGCAAAATCTATATCATTTTTTATATTTCCTTTAATATACTGCTTTATATTTGGAAACACATAAAAAGCTCCTTGTGGTTTTACACATTTTATACCTTCAATATTGTTTAATCTTTCAACTATATAATCCCTTCTTTTTATAAATTCCTCTCTCATCATTTTCGGAAATTTTCCATTATCTTTTAAAGCTTCTAAAGCTCCATACTGAGCAAAAGATGTTGGATTTGATACTGTTTGACTTTGCATAGATGCTATAGCTTTTGTATATTTTTCAGGTGCTGCTACCCAGCCAAGTCTCCAACCTGTCATAGAGTATGATTTAGAAAATGCTCCGACAGTAAAGGTAATATCTCTAACCTCTTTTGATAATGATGCAATACTAAAATGAGGCTCATCATAAGCAAACTCTTCATAACATTCATCAGAAATTATCATTATTCCTTTTTCAAGACAAACTTCAGCTATTTTTTCAAGTTCTTTCTTTGGTATTACTGCTCCTGTTGGATTTGAAGGTGTGTTTATTACTACTGCTTTAGTTTTATCTGAAATATTTTCTTTTAATAAATCTGCTGTAAATACAAACTCATTTTCTTCAGAAGTTAAAGGTGTTTTGTATGTGCCATCACAAAGTTTTATCTGTTCTGTATATGAAACCCAATAAGGAGCTGGTACAATTACTTCATCTTCTGGATTTAATAAGATAGCAAATATTTCATAAAGAGCCATTTTAGCCCCTGGAGTAATTACAACTTCTGAAGGTTGGTATTCAATATTATTTTTTTCTTTTAATTTTTGTGCTACTGCTTCTCTCAACTGAGGAATTCCTGCTGAAGGTGTATATTTTGTTTTTCCTTCTTTTAAAGCTTTAATAGCTGCTTCTTTTACATAATCTGGCGTATCAAAATCAGGCTCTCCAGCTCCAAAACCTATTACGTCAATACCTTGAGCTTTTAATTGATTTGCTTTTGCTGTAATCACAAGTGTTGCTGATGGTTTTACCTTTTTTATTCTGTTTGAAAGTTCCATTGATACCTCTTTGAAATTAAGATTTAATATAAATTATACAAATCTTTAAAAAAGTTGTAAAACAAAAATAAAAATACCCTAAATTAGAATTTTCCCTTTTGTATGATATTATTTTTTTATGATTTTACTTGACTTAAATAAACTTGGAAATATTGAGCAGGCTACTTTTTTAGAAAGGCCTAATAGATTTAAATCAATTTGTGAAAAAGATGGTAAAACTATTACCTGTCATGTGGCAGACCCTGGCAGATTAAAAGAAATTTTTATAAAAGGTAGAAAAGTTTTTATTATAAAAAATAAACCTGGACTAAAAACAGATTATAAGAT
The Hydrogenothermus marinus DNA segment above includes these coding regions:
- the ftsZ gene encoding cell division protein FtsZ, which produces MENFNFDAKNPSKIKVFGVGGGGSNAVSRMYEEGLQDVELYIVNTDLQHLNSLPVPNKIHIGETVTRGLGAGSKPEVGEEAAKESLEAIKEALEGSDMVFVAAGLGGGTGTGATPVIAQAAKELGILTVAVVTKPFDFEGPARAKIAEEGLKKLKDVVDTYIVINNQKLTTIAGKKFTFLEAFKLVDDILYKAVRGITDLILVPGLVNVDFADVKTIMESGGKALIGVGSGKGENKIEDAVYNATNSPLLEGTSIEGARKLLVNVEVSPDLSYSDVEESIAQIRELAHEEAHIIFGAALDMNSEDEIRITVVATDFETEEDKKKAPKFERKHPRFKELLEEEEKKEPEKKSFIEETSYDELDIPTYLRKKKNKGNTT
- the pgsA gene encoding CDP-diacylglycerol--glycerol-3-phosphate 3-phosphatidyltransferase, whose product is MKISYADILTIARLFITPLLIYTILNDYYYISAILIIISIITDWLDGIVARNFEDVTNYGKLLDPAVDKIFIISVLAAFIEKQMVSSFALFLVVAREFLITWFRSVMVNKGIVVPASSLGKIKTTLQLIAVFILSLNYVMIGNIVLWISIFVAYISAIDYFKLLFKEKIWN
- the plsY gene encoding glycerol-3-phosphate 1-O-acyltransferase PlsY, translating into MELNFYLYIIGTYLIASIPFGYVIGKLFGKDVTKEGSGNIGATNVTRTIGKKAGILVLILDLLKGFLPVYYAKYLFWDTKLVAIIAVTAVIGHCFSIFMKFKGGKGVATGFGVLIALSGKVAFITFLIWLGTFLVSGYVSLASIIASSFSWIIIYYLIGDLNITIAVFISSLIIFIKHSKNIDRLINGTEHRFIYK
- a CDS encoding RelA/SpoT family protein; this translates as MKVLDKEKEIQKLIDKLNYLDKEDIKDIKKAAEYIVEKHEGQVRKSGEPYYIHPIEAAIILADLKLDKISIISALLHDVVEDTDTNLKEIEKLFGKKVAEIVDGVTKIGKYHFKTKEEAEAENFRKMIVSMANDIRVILVKIADRLHNARTFQYLPEHKQKEKAKETLEIYAPLAARLGLWNIKGELEDISFKYLYPEEYKKITTYVAQSKENQERYLKEKIVPQIEELLKKQNIKYEIQYRSKHLYSIYEKTIRKNLKLTDIYDIYGIRILVEDVKDCYLTLGLIHSIFKPVPGRFKDYISLPKSNLYQALHTTIVGPEGKFVEIQIKTFKMHKIAEEGIAAHWRYKGGEKLSEKDLQSFVWLRNILESIKENPSSNLIDNVKQDLNNEEIFVFTPKGDLIKLPVDATPVDFAYNIHTQVGHKCSGAKVNGRLVPLNTKLKNGDVVEIITSPHKKPNRDWLNFVVSSKAKSNIKSYLHKIERKRSIKFGEKLFDKLLKRIGKSINSLSEIEKKKLLERFNFKTYEDFLAALGDGKLSLNKVIRFLKSGDKKEEYKEENNKVQQKDSVIEVDGISNIMCSIAKCCEPIPGDDIVGIVTKGKGITIHLKDCLNIKNILEKQPEKKVDICWSDNINNANYNVSIRVISEDRPGVLAEISSAIASKNSNISKATIRTRSDGKAINDFILSVKNKAQLDSVLNAVKSIKGIESAFRIKNRK
- the pseI gene encoding pseudaminic acid synthase, with amino-acid sequence MKIGSHDLEKDGVYIVAELSANHNGSLEIAKESIKVAKEIGANAVKLQTYTPDSLTLNCNKEDFIIKGGTLWDGKTLYQLYKEAMTPWEWHEELFNYAKEIGIDIFSTPFDKTAVDFLEQFNPIAYKIASFEITDYELVRYTASKGKPIIISTGIATIEEIQDVVEICRSVGNNDIILLKCTSAYPAPLEDANLAMIPNLAQTFGVVAGFSDHTLGTTAPIVATTLGAKVIEKHFILDKSLGGPDAAFSLDKEEFAQMVKAVRDTEKLIGKIDYSLNEKRKKSRQFARSLYVAKDIKKGEIFTKENVRSVRPGYGLHPKYLPQVLGRKARKDIEKGTPLSFDLID
- the pseH gene encoding UDP-4-amino-4,6-dideoxy-N-acetyl-beta-L-altrosamine N-acetyltransferase, with the protein product MKENIKIKEVELINFIYLPLKQKKMILEWRNHPDIRKWMYNQYEISLDEHLNFIESLKNKKDKLYFLVKKEDKYIGVIDFYDIDNNKKEAKFGLYKNPYEKTVGIGKILIETVIEFAFNILKLKKLKLEVFNENKKARNLYKRYNFRKIGEKVINNKKIICMELTNENRQS
- the pseG gene encoding UDP-2,4-diacetamido-2,4,6-trideoxy-beta-L-altropyranose hydrolase, which translates into the protein MKIYILTEGGKEIGFGHITRCISIYQAFETKKIKPKLILNADETVKDIVKNTNYEIFNWLENKDIFKILKDSDIVLIDSYLADKDFYEKVSNIVKLSVYIDDNKRIDYPKGIVINGNIHATDLDYPIKKDIKYLLGTKYTPLRKEFWEVPEKIINEKIKNVLITFGGDDLRNMTPKILNLLNKEYPDINKYVVIGKGFKQTDWIKDIKDKNIFFIYDASAKEMKELMLKVDLTISAGGQTLYELARVGVPTIAVAVADNQLKSVKKWEEIGFLAYAGFYDNKNLLENILNLIKKLENKKIRENMSKIGRKYVNGNGSRNIVYELITI
- a CDS encoding cytidylyltransferase domain-containing protein is translated as MKIGTIIQARTSSTRLPKKVLKPLPYDSDITVLQQVIRRVKKSNNIDEIIIATTKDKEDEEIVKIAEKEQVKWFKGSKENVLERYYLSAKENKIDIIVRITSDCPCIDWNIIDKSIIKHIKEKADYTSNTIKRTFPHGLDVEVISFEALEKAYCKAAKDFEKEHVCPYIHTTNKDKFKISSLEAPKELTAPDIRITLDTEEDYALLASVFDYLYWENPFFDAYDIIKLFNKKPWLKLINKKVLQKKIYLSLEEEIEDAKKLLKMQELYNALKLLEK